One part of the Panulirus ornatus isolate Po-2019 chromosome 73, ASM3632096v1, whole genome shotgun sequence genome encodes these proteins:
- the LOC139748162 gene encoding GTP-binding protein 4-like → MWNKIQLLEQHLKMSHYNFKKITCVPTAKDFTDIILSKTQRKTPTVIHRHFKISRIRAFYMRKVKYTQQNFHDRLSAILTEFPKLEVSLVVL, encoded by the exons ATGTGGAACAAG ATTCAGCTCCTAGAACAACATTTAAAGATGTCACACTACAACTTCAAAAAGATTACATGTGTTCCAACAGCTAAG GACTTTACAGACATCATACTCTCCAAGACACAACGAAAGACGCCTACAGTTATTCACAGGCACTTTAAGATATCTCGCATACGTGCTTTTTACATGAGAAAAGTAAAATACACTCAGCAGAATTTCCACGACAGGTTATCAGCAATTCTAACTGAATTCCCCAAATTAGAGGTAAGTCTGGTTGTACTATAA